The following are encoded together in the Bacillus cereus group sp. RP43 genome:
- a CDS encoding sugar transferase, translating into MKRLFDVCVSLLLLLLFSIVICIVAILVRIKLGSPILFKQERPGMNGIPFYLYKFRTMTNEINGDGNWLPDEVRLTAFGKTLRKYSIDELPQLINVIKGDLSLVGPRPLLMEYLPLYSSKQAKRHSVKPGITGWAQINGRNSITWEEKFELDVWYVENRSFLLDLNIIVLTITKVFKTEGINHVGHVTMERFTGGKIEIKGEGK; encoded by the coding sequence ATGAAGAGACTTTTTGATGTGTGCGTATCCTTATTGTTATTATTATTATTTTCAATTGTTATATGCATAGTAGCTATATTAGTAAGAATAAAATTAGGCTCTCCCATTTTATTTAAACAAGAGCGTCCGGGAATGAATGGAATTCCTTTTTATTTATATAAGTTTCGCACAATGACTAATGAAATAAATGGAGATGGGAATTGGCTTCCAGATGAAGTCAGATTAACTGCTTTTGGGAAAACGCTTAGAAAATATAGTATAGATGAGTTACCTCAACTTATAAATGTTATAAAAGGCGACTTAAGTTTAGTAGGTCCAAGACCATTATTAATGGAATACTTACCCTTATATTCTAGTAAACAGGCTAAAAGGCATAGTGTAAAACCAGGAATTACGGGATGGGCACAAATAAATGGGAGGAATTCGATTACTTGGGAAGAAAAGTTTGAATTAGATGTATGGTATGTAGAGAATCGTTCCTTTTTATTAGATTTGAATATAATTGTACTTACAATAACAAAAGTATTTAAAACAGAGGGGATAAATCATGTTGGCCATGTAACAATGGAGCGATTTACTGGAGGGAAAATAGAAATAAAGGGGGAGGGGAAATGA
- a CDS encoding acetyltransferase — translation MKILIIGHGGHSKVVKDIILSNEGYEIVGYLDDLYTDKTIIDNLYFGAIKDAWEIINNFNDIKLVIAIGNNKVRKRIFGILNQPIEMYATLIHKTAIISPYAHVGNGTVIMPNVVVNADTNIGNHTIINTGSIIEHDNIIDDFVHISPHATLSGSIIIEEGAHIGASATMIPGVKIGKWSIVGAGSVVINDFPSNCTAVGIPAKVINVVN, via the coding sequence ATGAAAATTTTAATAATTGGGCATGGTGGCCATAGTAAGGTAGTGAAGGATATCATCTTATCAAATGAAGGATATGAAATAGTTGGCTATTTAGATGATTTATATACAGATAAAACTATTATTGATAACCTTTATTTTGGGGCAATTAAAGATGCATGGGAAATTATCAACAATTTTAATGATATAAAGCTTGTTATTGCCATAGGGAATAATAAAGTCAGAAAAAGAATTTTTGGAATATTAAATCAACCGATTGAGATGTATGCTACATTAATTCATAAAACAGCAATTATAAGTCCTTATGCTCATGTAGGGAACGGAACAGTAATTATGCCGAATGTGGTTGTTAATGCTGATACTAATATTGGTAATCATACTATTATTAATACAGGTTCCATCATTGAACATGACAATATAATCGATGATTTTGTTCATATTTCACCCCATGCTACACTTTCAGGTTCTATCATTATAGAAGAAGGGGCACATATAGGTGCCTCAGCTACTATGATCCCAGGTGTTAAAATTGGAAAGTGGTCTATCGTTGGAGCAGGTTCTGTTGTCATAAATGATTTTCCATCTAATTGTACTGCTGTTGGTATTCCGGCAAAGGTTATTAATGTAGTAAATTAA